From the Manis pentadactyla isolate mManPen7 chromosome 7, mManPen7.hap1, whole genome shotgun sequence genome, one window contains:
- the GINS4 gene encoding DNA replication complex GINS protein SLD5, whose amino-acid sequence MTEELDFPGQDSDGGSEEVVLTPAELIERLEQAWMNEKFAPELLESKSEIVECVMEQLDHMAENLRRARKEDLKVGVHRMEMERIRYVLSSYLRCRLMKIEKFFPHILEKETARHRGEPSSLSPGEFAFAKEYMANTETCLKNAALKHMPPNLQKVDLLRAVPKPDLNSYVFLRVKERQENILVEPETDEQRDYVIDLEEGSQHLIRYKTIAPLVASGAVQLI is encoded by the exons ATGACAGAGGAACTGGATTTCCCGGGACAGGACTCTGACGGAGGTAGTGAGGAGGTGGTCCTCACGCCTGCAGAGCTCATTGAAAGGCTGGAGCAG GCCTGGATGAATGAAAAGTTTGCCCCCGAGCTGCTGGAAAGCAAGTCTGAAATTGTGGAATGTGTCATGGAACAGCTCGATCACATG GCAGAAAATCTCAGGAGAGCCAGGAAGGAGGATCTGAAGGTTGGGGTCCATCGGATGGAGATGGAGAGGATCCGCTACGTGCTGAGCAGCTACTTGCGGTGCCGGCTCATGAAG ATAGAGAAGTTTTTCCCCCATATCCTTGAAAAGGAGACAGCGCGCCACAGGGGAGAGCCTTCAAGCCTGTCTCCGGGAGAGTTTGCCTTCGCCAAAGA GTACATGGCTAACACAGAGACCTGTCTGAAGAACGCTGCCTTAAAGCACATGCCTCCTAACCTACAAAAGGTGGACCTCTTGAGGGCAG TTCCCAAACCAGATCTCAATTCATATGTGTTTCTGAGAGTGAAAGAACGGCAGGAAAACATCCTGGTCGAACCGGAGACAGACGAGCAAAG gGACTATGTGATCGACTTGGAGGAAGGCTCTCAGCACTTGATCCGATATAAAACCATTGCACCTCTGGTTGCTTCTGGAGCAGTACAGCtaatttaa
- the LOC130684344 gene encoding proline-rich protein 2-like — protein sequence MPHFSGATSHNIRPVSDPKGLRSTEYPLPQHPHPLHQRAHSGAHLGDRAALGAGEARGELGPALPRHPWQPKSLVSSVPDVPQPPLLNSRALLRNFCPGPTSPRIRGVDQSQPWGPAHSGGGDLRPLRSRSRNVSSSARWRPAGGASPPRLRRPAVAASSPPGCSRPVRPPWRERGYREMGSVQTRPLPPVGCSSPHPSLVAAAPPSGPRLQLWAYPLAALGTARLAVPEARSQPTSDDSPGNPRGRSLAGAPGPAGGETGCSDGPFRILAWE from the exons atgcctcatttttctgGAGCCACAAGCCACAACATCAGACCAGTCAGTGATCCCAAAGGCTTAAG GAGCACCGAGTACCCTCTCCCCCAACACCCCCACCCACTACACCAGAGGGCCCACTCGGGTGCTCACCTGGGGGACAGAGCGGCACTCGGAGCGGGGGAAGCTCGTGGGGAATTGGGCCCGGCTCTTCCGAGACACCCCTGGCAGCCGAAGTCCCTTGTAAGCTCCGTCCCCGACGTCCCGCAGCCTCCGCTTCTCAACTCCCGCGCTCTGCTCAGAAATTTCTGCCCTGGCCCTACGTCACCGCGCATCCGCGGTGTTGACCAATCACAGCCCTGGGGGCCCGCCCACTCTGGGGGCGGGGACCTGCGTCCCCTCCGCTCACGTTCCCGCAACGTTTCGAGCTCCGCCCGTTGGCGGCCGGCCGGGGGCGCCTCGCCGCCGCGGCTGAGGAGACCGGCTGTGGCCGCTTCCTCCCCACCGGGGTGCAGTCGCCCCGTGCGCCCGCCCTGGCGGGAGCGGGGCTACCGAGAGATGGGCTCTGTCCAGACCAGGCCACTTCCGCCTGTCGGGTGCTCTTCTCCACACCCCTCCCTGGTGGCCGCGGCCCCTCCGTCTGGCCCACGGCTTCAGCTGTGGGCCTACCCGCTAGCGGCTCTGGGAACTGCTAGGCTGGCGGTTCCCGAAGCGCGGTCCCAGCCCACCAGCGACGACTCGCCTGGGAACCCGCGGGGACGCAGCCTCGCAGGCGCACCCGGACCTGCTGGAGGGGAAACGGGGTGCTCCGACGGACCCTTCAG GATTCTGGCATGGGAATAA